In Bradysia coprophila strain Holo2 unplaced genomic scaffold, BU_Bcop_v1 contig_350, whole genome shotgun sequence, a genomic segment contains:
- the LOC119080987 gene encoding decapping and exoribonuclease protein-like produces the protein MDRSKKRINKSAKRDNLLFEKTSDIRFDNQKKLSKRRVFNLAKGPKPTIKAIDVSPPKLMGHFQCDRYGKNLVLDGFGGIRVYNLPVERKDVVTQSKDSDIEDVVDDWEQLVRKESNDHASVQSVIMSECNDLNFNLLNGYVPLKDGGNEVSFNGIIRDRTAGMRWLIKHHKNFKCDDSKRLFDIDFFAGNGVIRSIMTSQFSQYEEVAHIGVTLFKGTYYMYDVSPSDERGGEVNNKRSFAGLRFEDFVSRGMNGEESGPSNGEQNNYADSIKYHNVVQFNFHNFKMLVAGEVDCVIPGSSAAMGKKPKVDDFIEIKTSAPLEDRYNPSRKSLAFRCGKISSWYAQCILMGVKHVVVGVRDEKDECDKITVNRTHAFTLEELRQNSNGFWSKNRCFDDLRKFLCVVKEKVIVDDPEIINVFVVRDGVISDPVKKKYEDDPIHFPDNSEVVKLMNKLLL, from the exons ATGGACCGGTCAAAGAAGCGGATAAACAAATCTGCAAAAAGAGACAaccttttgtttgaaaaaacttcCGATATTCGATTTGATAATCAGAAGAAATTGTCGAAACGACGAGTTTTCAATCTAGCGAAAGGTCCCAAACCGACTATAAA agCAATAGACGTTAGCCCACCGAAGTTGATGGGTCACTTTCAATGCGATAGATACGGCAAAAATTTGGTGTTAGACGGTTTTGGAGGTATCCGTGTATACAATCTGCCCGTTGAACGAAAAGATGTCGTAACACAAAGTAAGGATTCAGATATCGAAGATGTTGTTGACGACTGGGAGCAATTAGTCCGAAAAGAATCGAATGATCATGCATCGGTACAAAGCGTGATCATGTCTGAATGCaatgatttaaatttcaatttactcAATGGTTACGTACCGTTGAAAGATGGAGGAAATGAAGTTTCGTTCAATGGAATAATACGAGACAGGACTGCTGGTATGCGATGGTTAATTAAAcaccacaaaaatttcaaatgcgACGATAGTAAACGGCTATTCGACATTGATTTCTTTGCTG GAAACGGTGTGATACGATCAATAATGACTTCTCAGTTCAGTCAGTACGAAGAAGTAGCCCACATTGGCGTGACCCTTTTCAAAGGAACATACTATATGTATGACGTTAGCCCGAGCGACGAAAGGGGCGGAGAGGTCAATAATAAACGATCTTTTGCTGGGCTACGATTCGAAGACTTCGTATCCCGAGGAATGAATGGCGAGGAAAGTGGACCATCAAATGGGGAACAAAACAACTATGCTGACTCGATTAAGTACCACAACGTCGTTCAATTTAACTtccacaattttaaaatgctCGTTGCTGGAGAAGTGGACTGCGTGATTCCGGGATCATCGGCGGCAATGGGAAAAAAACCGAAAGTAGATGACTTCATTGAAATCAAAACATCAGCACCGTTAGAAGACCGATACAATCCATCACGTAAAAGTCTCGCCTTTCGTTGCGGTAAAATATCGTCATGGTACGCGCAATGTATCCTGATGGGAGTGAAGCATGTGGTAGTCGGAGTTAGAGACGAGAAAGACGAGTGCGACAAAATTACTGTCAATCGAACACATGCTTTCACATTGGAAGAACTGCGGCAAAATTCGAATGGATTTTGGTCTAAGAATCGATGCTTCGAtgatttgagaaaatttctgtGTGTCGTGAAGGAAAAGGTGATCGTTGACGATCCGGAAATTATCAACGTCTTTGTAGTTCGAGACGGTGTGATAAGTGATCCCGTAAAGAAGAAATATGAGGATGATCCGATTCATTTTCCGGATAATTCAGAAGTGGTTAAGCTGATGAACAAGCTGCTGCTGTGA
- the LOC119080989 gene encoding myelin regulatory factor-like protein produces MDYARSLNGRPDFIGCIDNEALDFGQLESFIHVASNASTSVNGSVSVNSTPSHLPESPPDSGSEPPYSPIDLHGLNLASSNVNQLTELHLTSGCTNGNQSTNADYQQDTVLPTKNLDQSVLELNNVGDIHANVYLNGDMDVSNQGTSNGLATSTTLCMKSKDMLLGGASNAGHEQIVLQQDATLLELDGHHVRPYLERNNSDILSLNGPPPVQPISSDDLNRLLPMAHHLYHHSPSSNSTMSPVSGTTGGRRKRKIGIQDLRQVQLVKPEPVSPICQSTLEPPSPSSNLSGLCSQIDSATADQSTQNSDSGDSCSMQCIRFTPFQQQNWHPLCDQALQDLPIPHYRVDADKGFNFSNSDEAFVCQKKNHFQITCHAQLQGSAVFIRTSSGLEKIKSFHLHFYGVKLEAPTQTIRVEQSQSDRSKKPFHPVLIDLQNRQVSKVTVGRLHFSETTSNNMRKKGRPNPEQRYFQLVVGLHAHTQSGHFPVISHGSEKIIVRASNPGQFESDVELCWQRGVTQDSIYHAGRVGINTDRPDESLVVNGNLKISGHIVQPSDSRAKEKIIKLDTVQQLKNIQRIRVVKYRYQPQFAVHSGLATVNDCDDVVDTGVIAQEVRKILPDAVKAAGSVCLPDGFVIDNFLVVNKDRLFMENIGAVQELCKVTGKLKRRIESIECRLNSLTTGEKVCVINNRQQQHNNRCRQMSIFTLLLLIICLAIFIAFYYNSNQMNHFKNWLNIPTNQFKTIAPLCGPQSTTDNDDSNELLRVSHQYQNNINDTGQVNEARQFRFWNLSKDETQCFI; encoded by the exons atggaTTACGCAAGGTCACTGAATG GTCGCCCAGATTTTATCGGATGCATAGACAACGAAGCTCTAGACTTCGGACAATTGGAATCATTCATTCATGTCGCGTCTAATGCTTCAACTTCTGTCAACGGATCGGTGTCCGTGAATTCTACACCTTCACATCTACCAGAAAGCCCTCCCGATTCGGGATCGGAGCCTCCATACAGTCCGATCGATTTGCACGGACTCAATCTTGCTTCATCAAATGTTAATCAACTCACCGAATTACATTTGACCTCCGGCTGTACAAATGGAAATCAATCAACGAATGCTGATTATCAGCAAGATACTGTTTTGCcgacaaaaaatttggatCAATCTGTGCTCGAGCTGAACAATGTTGGAGATATTCATGCAAATGTTTATCTAAATGGTGATATGGATGTATCGAATCAAGGAACGTCTAATGGCTTGGCAACATCAACAACACTTTGTATGAAGAGCAAAGACATGTTATTGGGCGGTGCAAGTAATGCAGGTCATGAACAAATTGTGCTGCAACAG GATGCAACATTATTGGAACTAGACGGGCACCATGTTCGACCTTATTTGGAGCGTAACAACTCCGATATATTAAGTCTAAATGGACCTCCACCAGTGCAACCAATATCCTCTGACGACTTAAATCGATTGTTGCCTATGGCTCATCATTTATATCATCATTCCCCCAGCAGTAATTCGACAATGTCACCCGTAAGTGGAACGACAGGCGGTCGACGGAAGAGAAAAATTGGTATACAAGATCTGAGACAAGTTCAACTGGTAAAACCTGAACCCGTGAGTCCAATTTGTCAATCAACCTTAGAGCCTCCATCTCCAAGCTCGAATTTGAGTGGACTATGCTCACAAATTGACAGTGCAACTGCTGATCAGTCTACGCAGAATTCTGATTCGGGAGACTCATGCTCGATGCAATGTATTCGTTTTACTCCGTTTCAACAGCAGAATTGGCATCCATTGTGCGATCAAGCTCTTCAGGACTT GCCGATACCACATTACCGCGTAGATGCTGACAAAGGTTTCAACTTTTCCAATTCAGATGAAGCGTTTGTTTGCCagaagaaaaaccattttcaaatcACTTGTCATGCACAACTGCAGGGTAGCGCCGTATTCATCCGGACGAGTAGTGGTTTGGAGAAGATAAAATCGTTTCACTTGCACTTTTACGGAGTGAAATTGGAAGCACCCACACAAACTATACGAGTTGAACAGAGTCAATCGGATCGATCTAAGAAGCCATTTCATCCAGTCCT GATCGATCTACAAAATCGTCAGGTCAGTAAAGTGACGGTGGGACGATTACACTTTTCTGAGACGACTAGCAACAATATGCGAAAGAAAGGCCGCCCAAATCCGGAACAGAGATATTTTCAACTAGTTGTTGGATTACACGCCCACACTCAGTCGGGTCATTTTCCAGTAATTAGCCACGGAagcgaaaaaattattgtgaGG GCCTCTAATCCAGGACAGTTCGAAAGTGACGTTGAACTATGCTGGCAGCGTGGCGTCACTCAGGATTCAATATATCATGCGGGGCGTGTTGGTATCAATACTGACCGACCGGACGAAAGTCTTGTCGTCAATGGTAATCTGAAAATCTCTGGACATATTGTTCAACCTAGCGACAGTCGAGCTAAagagaaaattatcaaattggACACAGTACAGCagttgaaaaatattcaacGTATTCGGGTGGTAAAATATCGCTACCAACCGCAATTCGCTGTTCACAGTGGACTGGCGACTGTCAATGATTGTGACGATGTTGTAGACACCGGAGTGATTGCGCAGGAAGTGCGGAAAATATTGCCAGATGCGGTAAAGGCAGCTGGTAGTGTATGCCTTCCCGATGGTTTTGTGATTGATAATTTTCTGGTCGTGAATAAGGATCGCCTTTTTATGGAGAACATTGGTGCTGTCCAGGAATTGTGTAAAGTGACGGGGAAGTTGAAGAGACGAATTGAATCGATAGAATGCAGGTTAAACAGTTTGACCACTGGAG aaaaagtTTGCGTTATCAACAATCGCCAGCAGCAGCACAACAATAGATGTCGTCAAATGTCTATTTTCACGCTTCTTCTGTTGATTATTTG CCTTGCAATATTCATCGCCTTCTActacaattcaaatcaaatgaatCACTTCAAGAATTGGCTTAACATACCAACTAATCAATTTAAGACGATTGCTCCACTATGTGGTCCGCAGAGTACAACGGACAACGACGATTCAAACGAACTGTTGCGCGTTTCCCATCAATATCAAAATAACATCAACGATACCGGTCAGGTGAATGAAGCTCGTCAGTTCCGGTTTTGGAACCTATCGAAAG ATGAGACACAGTGCTTCATCTAA